Genomic segment of Candidatus Delongbacteria bacterium:
TATTTGACTTTGTAATTGAATTAAAGCTTCTTGAATACTAGCAATTCTATCATGCAGTTCTTTATCGGTTTCATTGTCAAAATCAATTATACGAATAGGAAGTCTTTTTAAGACCTTCGTTCCCCTCGCTATATAACCCCCTCTGAAAACTTCACCATGTAATGCTGAAAACCACTCTAAGTATTTAGAATTAAGAAGTGCTTGTATGTAATAAATAGAATATTTAAAATCATTCGGCAAGGTAATCATACAATATC
This window contains:
- a CDS encoding adenine methyltransferase codes for the protein YCMITLPNDFKYSIYYIQALLNSKYLEWFSALHGEVFRGGYIARGTKVLKRLPIRIIDFDNETDKELHDRIASIQEALIQLQSQIDNNSGNKRELIPLKRQFEVFKIHLDETLKVLYNLGDVDNIVPLIKDLYEAN